From the genome of Mugil cephalus isolate CIBA_MC_2020 chromosome 2, CIBA_Mcephalus_1.1, whole genome shotgun sequence, one region includes:
- the mettl14 gene encoding N6-adenosine-methyltransferase non-catalytic subunit: MNSRLQEIRERQKLRRQLLAQQLGAESADSIGAVLNSKDELKEIEETRETCRASYDSLAPPSKKKAQTEGEDTEEDVEEQKDEVEVQQPDESNPYEEVYKDSSTFLKGTQSLNPHNDYCQHFVDTGHRPQNFIRDVGLADRFEEYPKLRELIRLKDELISSTNTPPMYLQADPEHFDLQDLKCKFDVILLEPPLEEYYRESGISRTERFWTWDDIMRLEIEEISALRSFVFLWCGSGEGLDLGRMCLRKWGFRRCEDICWIKTNKNNPGKTKALDPKAVFQRTKEHCLMGIKGTVRRSTDGDFIHANVDIDLIITEEPEMGNVEKPVEIFHIIEHFCLGRRRLHLFGRDSTIRPGWLTVGPTLTNTNFNPETYASHFALPSSHLSGCTEEIERLRPKSPPAKMKSDRGGGAPRGGRGGPNAGRGGDRGRERNRPNFRGDRGGFRGRGGPHRGFPPR, from the exons ATGAACAGTCGGCTTCAGGAAATCCGCGAGAGACAAAAACTTAGGCGGCAGTTGCTAGCTCAGCAG TTGGGAGCTGAAAGCGCCGACAGCATCGGAGCTGTCCTGAACAGCAAAGATGAACTGAAAGAGATAGAGGAGACCAGAGAAACATGCAG GGCTTCCTACGATAGCTTGGCGCCCCCATCAAAAAAGAAggcacagacagagggagaagacacagaggaggacGTGGAAGAACAAAAG GATGAGGTGGAAGTGCAGCAGCCAGATGAAAGCAACCCATACGAGGAAGTGTACAAGGACTCAAGTACATTCCTAAAG GGTACCCAGAGTTTGAACCCACACAATGACTACTGTCAGCACTTTGTGGACACGGGGCACAGGCCGCAAAACTTCATCAGAGACGTcg GCTTGGCTGATCGATTTGAAGAATACCCTAAACTTCGAGAGCTGATCAGACTGAAGGATGAACTCATCTCCAGCACCAACACTCCTCCTAT GTACCTACAAGCCGACCCCGAGCACTTTGACCTGCAGGATTTGAAGTGCAAATTTGATGTGATTTTGCTTGAGCCTCCCTTAGAGGAATACTACAGAGAATCGGGCATCAGTCGCACCGAACGTTTCTGGACGTGGGACGAT ATAATGAGACTGGAGATTGAGGAGATATCAGCGTTGCGttcctttgtctttctctggTGTGGCTCTGGTGAAGGACTGGACTTGGGAAGAATG TGTTTGAGGAAGTGGGGCTTTAGGAGGTGTGAGGATATCTGTTGGATCAAGACCAATAAGAACAACCCAGGAAAGACCAAAGCACTGGATCCAAAAGCAGTGTTCCAGAGAACCAAG GAACATTGTCTCATGGGAATCAAAGGAACAGTGCGTCGTAGCACAGATGGTGATTTCATCCACGCCAACGTGGACATCGACTTAATCATCACTGAGGAGCCTGAGATGGGAAACGTAGAGAAGCCTGTGGAGATCTTCCACATCATTGAGCACTTCTGTTTAGGGCGCAGGAGGTTGCACCTGTTTGGACGAGACTCAACCATCAGACCGG GCTGGCTGACGGTGGGTCCTACCTTAACGAACACCAACTTCAACCCAGAGACCTACGCCTCGCATTTTGCTTTGCCCAGCTCCCACCTGTCCGGCTGCACCGAGGAAATAGAGAGGCTCCGGCCCAAGTCTCCCCCTGCTAAGATGAAGTCGGACCGCGGTGGCGGGGCGCCCAGGGGGGGACGTGGGGGGCCGAACGCTGGaagagggggagacagaggcagagaaagaaaccGACCAAACTTCCGTGGGGACAGAGGAGGTTTCAGGGGCAGGGGAGGACCACATAGGGGGTTTCCACCTCGCTAG